The Stieleria maiorica genome includes the window ACCGAAATAAAACGCCAACGCTCCCGCAGGGCAGGCCAACGAAAAGATCACGTTGACGACCCACTGCGCAGTGCTGGACCAATGTTGACGGTTCATCACCGAAGTGATCGCAAACGCATCGAGCGGCTTGTGCAGCGCGACGGCCAGGAACGTGCCGATTCCGCCCAAACCCAGCCATGCCCCATGCTCGACTTCGGCCATCACGCTGGCCGAAAGCGCGATCCCATCGACAAGGGTGTGCAGCAGCAATCCGAAGAACAGTCCAAACCAACTGATGCCCTTGGTCGGATCGCCATGATCGTGTCCGTGACTGCAGAAATGGTCGTGACTCACTTGGTGTCCGTCTGGCTCGATCTCCTCGCCTTCCGCAGAGGAGTCTTCACCGTTTTCCACCACCGGCACGTTGTGGTCGTGGGTGTGAAACAACCGCACCAGCAGGAACATGGCCGTTAATCCAGCCAGCCCGCCGACTCCGGCACTGGCGGGCGACCCCAACGTTTCCGCGGCGTGGGGCATCAGGTGCAACATTGCGATTCCCAGCATCAATCCGCCGACGCCGCTCATCAGCAACTGGGTCCGCAAGTGCGTCATCCGCAGCAACGACGACAACCGCCCGCCGGCCAAAGAAACCACGACGATCAGGCCGCAGTAGACGAATAGCAGAAATAATGCGTTCATTTCCGAAGGATAACGCATTGCAATCCGATTGCACATGACCAGACAAGCCCGCAGCACGAGCGAAGAGAACTCGGTCCGAGCCCGACGCGCTAGCGAGGAGAGCACAGAAAAAGCCCGAAGCGCAAGCAAGGGAGCAACTTACGTCGCGCCACACCTGCCGGCCCTGTGCGTTTGTCGTCGATCAAACCCCGCACAAAACGACGCTGCCCAGCGAGCCCCCCATCATCTCGCCCCCCATCATCTCGCCCCCATCGTTTTGCCCCCCATCGTTTTGCCCCCCATTATTCTGCCCCGAATCATTCTGCCCCGAATCATTCTGCCATCCCCTGATTCCCCCGCGACACGACATATCTGCCCGCAGACGGATGCGAATGCAACTCAACCGCAGTCAACCAGCCACTTTCGGTCGCTGCCTCGCGGTACGTGAATTGCCAGTCACCGACTTGACCGACATGGCTGGCTCCGCGATCGTCGGACAACCGCGGCACGTCATCCGGCGACACTCCACTAGCCGCCAGCAGGTTGGAGAGCGCCGAGACGGGAAACGGTGTCCCTGCTGGTCGTTTCCCGCGACTCGATCGAGAGGGCGTCTTCGAATCGCGATCCGGCGGCAGCGGCAACGGATCCGCGCTAACGATCAGACAAAGCGACGAAGACTCCGACGACTCTGTCCCACCAATCACCCGGCAATCCGTCGGAAATGCGACCGACAGGAGTTGCTCAAGCCACTCAAGCGTCGGCGGTGGCGGGGGATCTGAATCGCAACCGGGCACGATCAATAGCGCCGCAACAAACAAACCTCTGCAAACCATGTGAAGGAGCTTCATTCCAGATTCGCGAGCACCTCGCCCCCATTGCCGCTGCCCATCGCCCACCACAGACGCAGATCGATGGATTCGGAGCGGAAGTCAACGCTCCCGTCGGCCATCAGCACATGCACTCCGCCGACATGGTAACTTCCCGGCGTCACCAGGTTATTCCCAATGCTTTCACCGCCATAGGTATGGCAGTTTCTTTCGCCGATCGGCATCACGTGCATGTAGGTGTTGGCCGCAAACGTCCAGCCACTGATCCAGGAATGCCCGTGCTTCTTCACGTAACCCGGATCGCCATGTGTCACCGATCCGCAATAGGGCACCCAGCGGTCGAGCGATCGAGCACGAATGGAGCTTCCGCAGAAGGACTGCATGTTCTCATCGACCTCTTCGGAGACATAGCTGCCACCAAACGGACTCTGCACGACAAAGATCACACTGATTTTCCGTTCCGCGATCGCGGCGGTGTTGGACAATCCATCGGTGACGTCTCGGAACTTGACTTTCGGGACATGCCAGGGCTCCGGCTGCGAGGGGTTGAACAAGCCAAAGACCCCATTTTGCCGTTCCAAGGGTCGGCTATCTCCGGGCCAAGAGGAGAGCATCGGCCAGCCTACGTTCGCGGCATAACTTCCGGGGGCAAGTTGTTCGCCGCCGTCGTGAAA containing:
- a CDS encoding DUF1559 domain-containing protein, with translation MNFHPLRSCRNAFTLLELLVVIAIIGILVALLLPAVQTAREAARRTQCSNNMKQIGLAVHNYHGMHRCVPTTTTGPDSSGGNCGSGFYSWLAMVLPFVEQGNLYDKIDFDRSLSDHCNFRYSSDYLNYGIGPNHPNADAARTLVDTYLCPSDPAGVVQFHDGGEQLAPGSYAANVGWPMLSSWPGDSRPLERQNGVFGLFNPSQPEPWHVPKVKFRDVTDGLSNTAAIAERKISVIFVVQSPFGGSYVSEEVDENMQSFCGSSIRARSLDRWVPYCGSVTHGDPGYVKKHGHSWISGWTFAANTYMHVMPIGERNCHTYGGESIGNNLVTPGSYHVGGVHVLMADGSVDFRSESIDLRLWWAMGSGNGGEVLANLE
- a CDS encoding ZIP family metal transporter; this encodes MNALFLLFVYCGLIVVVSLAGGRLSSLLRMTHLRTQLLMSGVGGLMLGIAMLHLMPHAAETLGSPASAGVGGLAGLTAMFLLVRLFHTHDHNVPVVENGEDSSAEGEEIEPDGHQVSHDHFCSHGHDHGDPTKGISWFGLFFGLLLHTLVDGIALSASVMAEVEHGAWLGLGGIGTFLAVALHKPLDAFAITSVMNRQHWSSTAQWVVNVIFSLACPAGALAFYFGVSGMVDSPSLLGWGLAVSAGFFIGIALADLLPEVAFHDHDRGKLTATFLLGIAIAVGVENLPGHSHQHGTIGSQHGHEHGDHADHDHAGHDHADHGHHDH